The proteins below come from a single Miscanthus floridulus cultivar M001 chromosome 1, ASM1932011v1, whole genome shotgun sequence genomic window:
- the LOC136506951 gene encoding expansin-A12-like produces MARKVLCRLLVAAVAACLAATVRAGWLKGSATFYGGANAAGTMGGACGYGNLYSAGYGTDTAALSSALFNGGAACGECYQVQCDQQNSQWCKPRVTVTVTATNLCPADYSQSSNDGGWCNPPRQHFDMSQPVWEKIGIYSGGIIPVFFQRVSCSRSGGVRFTINGNSYFKLVLIFNVAGPGSISAVQIKGSSTGWITMSRNWGANWQANSDLSTQSISFRVTATNGQFLEFYNVAGSNWQLGQTFTNGQNFY; encoded by the exons ATGGCGCGCAAGGTCCTGTGCCGCCTGCTGGTGGCTGCCGTAGCAGCGTGCCTCGCCGCGACGGTCCGGGCGGGGTGGCTGAAGGGCTCGGCGACGTTCTACGGCGGGGCCAACGCCGCCGGCACAATGG GTGGCGCGTGCGGGTACGGCAACCTGTACTCGGCGGGGTACGGCACGGACACGgcggcgctgagctcggcgctgTTCAACGGCGGCGCTGCGTGCGGGGAGTGCTACCAGGTGCAGTGCGACCAGCAGAACAGCCAGTGGTGCAAGCCGCGCGTGACGGTGACGGTCACCGCCACCAACCTGTGCCCGGCCGACTACTCCCAGTCCAGCAACGACGGCGGCTGGTGCAACCCGCCGCGGCAGCACTTCGACATGTCCCAGCCCGTCTGGGAGAAGATCGGCATCTACAGCGGCGGCATCATCCCGGTCTTCTTCCAGAG GGTGTCGTGCTCCAGGAGCGGCGGCGTGCGGTTCACCATCAACGGCAACAGTTACTTCAAGCTGGTGCTCATCTTCAACGTGGCCGGGCCGGGGTCCATCAGCGCGGTGCAGATCAAGGGCTCATCCACGGGATGGATCACCATGTCCCGGAACTGGGGCGCCAACTGGCAGGCCAACAGCGACCTCAGCACCCAGAGCATCTCCTTCCGTGTCACCGCCACCAACGGCCAGTTCCTCGAGTTCTACAACGTCGCCGGCTCCAACTGGCAGCTGGGCCAGACCTTCACCAACGGCCAAAATTTCTACTAG